A single genomic interval of Saccharothrix saharensis harbors:
- the pdxT gene encoding pyridoxal 5'-phosphate synthase glutaminase subunit PdxT: MSVVGVLALQGDVREHLVALAEADVLARPIRRPEELAEVDGVVLPGGESTAISRLLATFDLLEPLRARIKEGMPAYGSCAGMILLADRVLDGRPDQHQLGGLDIVVRRNAFGRQVDSFEAELDFTDVGEVHAVFIRAPWVESAGSDVEVLARVPETDDAGEAAGRIVAVRQGHVLATSFHPELTGDGRVHRLFVDMVRAAG, translated from the coding sequence GTGTCCGTCGTCGGTGTCCTCGCCCTCCAGGGCGACGTCCGTGAGCACCTCGTCGCGCTGGCCGAGGCCGACGTGCTCGCCCGCCCCATCCGCCGGCCCGAGGAGTTGGCCGAGGTCGACGGCGTGGTGCTGCCCGGCGGCGAGTCCACGGCCATCAGCCGGCTGCTGGCCACGTTCGACCTGCTGGAGCCGCTGCGCGCGCGGATCAAGGAGGGCATGCCCGCCTACGGGTCGTGCGCCGGGATGATCCTGCTCGCCGACCGCGTCCTGGACGGCCGGCCCGACCAGCACCAGCTCGGCGGGCTCGACATCGTGGTCCGCCGCAACGCCTTCGGCCGGCAGGTCGATTCCTTCGAGGCCGAACTCGACTTCACCGACGTGGGCGAGGTGCACGCGGTGTTCATCCGGGCCCCGTGGGTGGAATCGGCCGGATCGGACGTGGAAGTGCTCGCCCGGGTGCCCGAAACGGACGACGCCGGCGAGGCCGCCGGTAGGATCGTCGCGGTTCGGCAGGGGCACGTGCTCGCCACCTCGTTCCACCCGGAACTGACCGGTGACGGGCGGGTGCACCGCCTTTTCGTGGACATGGTCCGTGCCGCGGGCTGA
- a CDS encoding acyl-CoA dehydrogenase, with the protein MTMGTEALRDLLDGRWAAVRRRSTDLLGELKPPGELEREEYRAWVLEQLRALADGGHPLIGFPAAHGGQDDVGGSVVAFEVLGFGDLSLMVKAGVQWGLFGGAVQALGTAEHHERYLPAIMDLRLPGCFAMTETGHGSDVQHLRTTATYDPDTEEFVVDTPDPSARKDYIGNAARDGRMAVVFAQLVTGGVTHGVHAVLVPIRDASGAPMPGVRIEDCGPKAGLNGVDNGRLWFDHVRVPRANLLNRYGDVAADGTYSSPVEGGGRRFFTMLGTLVRGRISVAGGAGSATKKALALAVRYGDGRRQFTRPDTGEEVVVLDYLAHQRRLLPALATTYALHFAQEEMVSALHDVADDRQQRELESRAAGLKAVATWHATHTIQACREACGGAGYLSENLIAGLKADTDVFTTFEGDNTVLLQLVAKGLLTSYRDHVGDLDPWGMARFVADQAVGVVIERTAARAIIDRLVSGSSDALLDRGWQVRQFEDRERHVLEGLARRLRRASRDDAFDVFNAAQDHVLHAARAHVDRVVLEAFVAAVDRCADPEASALLDQVCDLYALSTIEADRAWFLEHGRLTPQRAKAVSQAVNELCGRLRPHARTLVDAFGIPETWLTAPITG; encoded by the coding sequence ATGACCATGGGGACCGAAGCGTTGCGCGACCTGCTCGACGGCCGGTGGGCGGCGGTGCGCCGCCGCTCGACGGACCTGCTCGGCGAGCTGAAACCACCGGGTGAGCTCGAGCGCGAGGAGTACCGGGCCTGGGTGCTGGAGCAACTGCGGGCACTGGCCGACGGCGGGCACCCGTTGATCGGGTTCCCGGCCGCGCACGGCGGGCAGGACGACGTCGGCGGCTCGGTGGTGGCGTTCGAGGTGCTGGGGTTCGGCGACCTGTCGCTGATGGTCAAGGCGGGCGTGCAGTGGGGCCTGTTCGGTGGCGCGGTGCAGGCGTTGGGCACGGCGGAGCACCACGAGCGGTACCTGCCCGCGATCATGGACCTCAGGCTGCCCGGGTGCTTCGCGATGACCGAGACCGGGCACGGGTCGGACGTGCAGCACCTGCGGACGACGGCGACGTACGACCCGGACACCGAGGAGTTCGTGGTCGACACGCCGGACCCCTCGGCGCGCAAGGACTACATCGGCAACGCCGCGCGGGACGGGCGGATGGCCGTGGTGTTCGCGCAGTTGGTGACCGGCGGCGTGACGCACGGGGTGCACGCGGTGCTGGTGCCGATCCGGGACGCGTCCGGCGCGCCGATGCCCGGTGTGCGGATCGAGGACTGCGGGCCGAAGGCCGGGCTGAACGGCGTGGACAACGGGCGGTTGTGGTTCGACCACGTGCGGGTGCCGCGGGCGAACCTGCTCAACCGGTACGGCGACGTGGCCGCGGACGGCACGTACTCCAGCCCGGTCGAGGGCGGGGGCAGGCGGTTCTTCACCATGCTCGGCACGCTGGTGCGCGGGCGGATCAGCGTGGCAGGCGGTGCCGGCAGCGCGACGAAGAAGGCGCTGGCGCTGGCCGTCCGGTACGGCGACGGGCGGCGGCAGTTCACCCGGCCCGACACGGGCGAGGAAGTCGTGGTGCTCGACTACCTGGCGCACCAGCGGCGGTTGCTGCCCGCGTTGGCGACGACGTACGCGCTGCACTTCGCGCAGGAGGAGATGGTGTCGGCGCTGCACGACGTGGCCGACGACCGGCAGCAGCGGGAGCTGGAGTCGCGGGCGGCGGGGCTCAAGGCGGTGGCCACGTGGCACGCCACGCACACCATCCAGGCGTGCCGGGAGGCGTGCGGTGGCGCGGGGTACCTGTCGGAGAACCTGATCGCCGGGTTGAAGGCGGACACGGACGTGTTCACCACGTTCGAGGGTGACAACACCGTGCTGCTGCAACTGGTGGCGAAGGGTCTGCTGACCAGCTACCGCGACCACGTGGGCGACCTCGACCCGTGGGGCATGGCCCGGTTCGTCGCGGACCAGGCGGTGGGCGTGGTGATCGAGCGGACGGCGGCGCGGGCCATCATCGACCGGTTGGTGTCGGGCAGCTCGGACGCGCTGCTGGACCGGGGTTGGCAGGTGCGGCAGTTCGAGGACCGCGAGCGGCACGTGCTGGAGGGGTTGGCGCGGCGGTTGCGGCGTGCGTCGCGCGACGACGCGTTCGACGTGTTCAACGCCGCGCAGGACCACGTGCTGCACGCCGCACGCGCCCACGTGGACCGGGTGGTGCTGGAGGCGTTCGTGGCGGCGGTCGACCGGTGCGCGGACCCGGAGGCGTCCGCGCTCCTGGACCAGGTGTGCGACCTCTACGCGTTGAGCACGATCGAGGCGGACCGGGCGTGGTTCCTGGAGCACGGCCGGCTGACGCCGCAGCGGGCGAAGGCCGTGTCGCAGGCGGTGAACGAGCTGTGCGGCCGGCTGCGCCCGCACGCGCGCACGCTGGTGGACGCGTTCGGCATCCCTGAGACCTGGCTCACGGCGCCGATCACCGGATGA
- a CDS encoding winged helix-turn-helix transcriptional regulator — protein sequence MTSGTAADPESACPIAPVVDLVFSRWTTPILWALNEFGRQRFVELSRRITTITPKVLTQRLRQLERDGLVVRTYHAEVPPRVEYEISELGRSLAPLFAHLAEWSAANLGKVERARQEHDGKERIGVRRNPH from the coding sequence GTGACCAGCGGCACAGCGGCCGACCCGGAGTCGGCCTGTCCCATCGCGCCGGTGGTGGACCTCGTGTTCAGCCGCTGGACGACCCCGATCCTGTGGGCGCTCAACGAGTTCGGCCGGCAGCGGTTCGTCGAGCTGTCCCGCCGCATCACCACCATCACGCCCAAGGTGCTGACCCAGCGGCTGCGGCAGTTGGAGCGCGACGGGCTCGTGGTGCGCACCTACCACGCCGAGGTGCCGCCCAGGGTGGAGTACGAGATCAGCGAACTCGGGCGCAGCCTCGCGCCCTTGTTCGCGCACCTGGCCGAGTGGTCCGCGGCGAACCTGGGGAAAGTGGAACGGGCGCGACAGGAGCACGACGGCAAAGAGCGGATCGGGGTCCGGAGAAATCCGCACTGA
- a CDS encoding amino acid permease, with amino-acid sequence MIEQTVAEPDADGYTKALSKRQVQMIAIGGAIGVGLFLGAGGKLAQAGPALVFSYALCGLAAFFVMRALGELVLHRPTAGSFVEYAREFIGPWAGFTSGWMYWVNWAMTGIAEITAVAIYVHRWLPDLPQWVTALAALGFLVLVNLLSVKLFGELEFWFSVIKVTAIVVFLFTGVALVIGGADVGGSEAGVHNLFAHGGVFPAGIGIALMTLQAVIFAYSAIELVGIAAGETANPRQVLPKAINGVVYRIGVFYVGSVLLLAMLLPWSLYSGAESPFVTVFSALGIAGVGDVMNAVVLTAALSSCNSGLYSTGRILRSLAQKGEAPAFTGKMNRRHVPYGGILFTSVAYLFGVVLNYLVPKEAFDIAIAVASLGVVATWATLILCQLRLRRAAVRGEVERPSYRMPGAPYTGWATLAFLALVIVLMAFAGPAERIAFWSIPVLAVLLFVGWRAVQARRSTAHQAAERVAERD; translated from the coding sequence ATGATTGAGCAGACGGTCGCGGAACCCGACGCCGACGGCTACACCAAAGCGCTGTCCAAGCGCCAGGTGCAGATGATCGCCATCGGCGGCGCCATCGGCGTCGGCTTGTTCCTCGGCGCCGGCGGCAAACTCGCCCAGGCCGGCCCGGCACTGGTCTTCTCGTACGCCCTGTGCGGCCTGGCCGCGTTCTTCGTGATGCGCGCGCTCGGCGAATTGGTGCTGCACCGGCCCACCGCGGGCAGTTTCGTGGAATACGCCCGCGAGTTCATCGGACCGTGGGCCGGTTTCACCTCCGGCTGGATGTACTGGGTGAACTGGGCGATGACCGGCATCGCCGAGATCACGGCGGTGGCCATCTACGTGCACCGCTGGCTGCCGGACCTGCCGCAGTGGGTGACCGCACTGGCCGCGCTCGGGTTCCTGGTGCTGGTCAACCTGCTGTCGGTGAAGCTGTTCGGCGAGCTGGAGTTCTGGTTCAGCGTCATCAAGGTGACCGCGATCGTGGTGTTCCTGTTCACCGGCGTCGCGCTCGTGATCGGCGGCGCGGACGTCGGCGGCAGTGAAGCGGGCGTGCACAACCTGTTCGCGCACGGTGGCGTGTTCCCGGCGGGCATCGGCATCGCGTTGATGACGCTGCAAGCGGTCATCTTCGCCTATTCGGCGATCGAACTCGTCGGCATCGCGGCGGGGGAGACCGCCAATCCGCGCCAGGTGCTGCCGAAGGCCATCAACGGCGTCGTGTACCGGATCGGCGTCTTCTACGTCGGCTCCGTGCTGCTGCTCGCGATGCTGTTGCCGTGGAGCCTCTACAGCGGCGCGGAAAGCCCGTTCGTCACCGTGTTCTCCGCGCTCGGCATCGCCGGGGTCGGCGACGTGATGAACGCGGTCGTCCTCACCGCCGCGCTGTCGTCGTGCAATTCGGGCCTCTACTCCACCGGCCGCATCCTGCGCTCGCTCGCGCAGAAGGGCGAGGCGCCCGCGTTCACCGGGAAGATGAACCGCAGGCACGTCCCCTACGGCGGCATCCTGTTCACCTCGGTCGCCTACCTGTTCGGCGTGGTGCTCAACTACCTGGTGCCGAAAGAGGCGTTCGACATCGCCATCGCGGTGGCGTCGCTGGGCGTGGTGGCGACCTGGGCCACGCTGATCCTCTGCCAGCTCAGGCTGCGCCGGGCCGCGGTGCGCGGCGAGGTCGAGCGGCCCTCCTACCGGATGCCCGGCGCGCCCTACACCGGGTGGGCGACGCTGGCGTTCCTCGCGCTCGTCATCGTGCTGATGGCGTTCGCCGGACCCGCCGAGCGCATCGCGTTCTGGTCCATCCCCGTGCTCGCCGTGCTGCTGTTCGTCGGCTGGCGAGCCGTCCAAGCCCGTCGTTCGACCGCCCACCAGGCGGCCGAGCGGGTCGCGGAGCGCGACTAG
- a CDS encoding DUF6292 family protein: MDDSALISFGLARYVQAVAERVGVPPEGTEFEVSDTATAYLGLEGPGRDLMLLWNEQRGWSIAVETDPTEKPVVVAHLGLPLVPPPEDVARFVDDVLAGKPGGAEPDPGVTQDRGTLAGRLREYL; this comes from the coding sequence GTGGATGACAGCGCCTTGATCAGCTTCGGACTGGCCCGGTACGTGCAGGCGGTGGCCGAGCGGGTCGGCGTGCCGCCGGAGGGCACCGAGTTCGAGGTCAGCGACACCGCCACCGCCTACCTGGGCCTGGAGGGCCCGGGGCGGGACCTGATGCTGCTGTGGAACGAGCAGCGCGGCTGGTCCATCGCGGTGGAGACCGACCCGACCGAGAAGCCGGTCGTCGTGGCCCACCTCGGCCTGCCGCTCGTGCCGCCGCCGGAGGACGTGGCGCGGTTCGTGGACGACGTGCTGGCGGGCAAGCCCGGCGGCGCCGAGCCGGACCCGGGCGTGACGCAGGACCGCGGCACGCTCGCCGGGCGGTTGCGGGAGTACCTGTAG
- a CDS encoding DUF4262 domain-containing protein has protein sequence MSNPSGPSVQDINLRNWLLTQAEQHGHAVVTVPEDGEGAGYSFSVGAWRRFGVAEAVVLGLPPEHAQVLIRAYVDRARRGERFVPGRLYHDFFEGVPVTFERVFKGFYPEFFGSAFLLYGKGDFAAVQIILPTADGRFPWHHDAPMGFGDWQLLLTESGRPESWEPGVTGP, from the coding sequence GTGTCGAACCCCTCCGGACCCTCCGTCCAGGACATCAACCTGCGCAACTGGCTGCTGACCCAGGCCGAGCAGCACGGCCACGCCGTGGTCACCGTGCCCGAGGACGGCGAAGGCGCGGGCTACTCGTTCTCGGTCGGGGCGTGGCGCCGGTTCGGGGTGGCCGAGGCCGTGGTGCTCGGCCTGCCGCCCGAGCACGCCCAGGTGCTCATCCGCGCCTACGTCGACCGGGCCCGCCGCGGCGAGCGGTTCGTGCCCGGACGGCTCTACCACGACTTCTTCGAGGGCGTGCCGGTCACCTTCGAGCGCGTCTTCAAGGGCTTCTACCCGGAGTTCTTCGGCAGCGCGTTCCTGCTCTACGGCAAGGGCGACTTCGCCGCCGTGCAGATCATCCTGCCGACCGCGGACGGCCGGTTCCCGTGGCACCACGACGCGCCGATGGGCTTCGGCGACTGGCAGCTGCTGCTGACCGAGAGCGGCCGGCCGGAGAGCTGGGAACCGGGCGTCACCGGCCCCTGA
- a CDS encoding NAD(P)H-binding protein, producing MIVVTGATGNVGRTLVRTLVEAGERVTAVSRGVPAEGTHPDVRHVRADLTQPGSLRPAFDGATALFLLTSGDFTAHGGNGTVLGEVLDLARAGGVERVVLLSSQGVGTGRHNPELEEAVTRSGLEWTVLRPGGFASNSYAWAGTVRGRRMAAAPFADVALPVIDPDDIAGVAAAALLEAGHGGRTYVLTGPAAVTPRQQVAAIGDAVGEPVRFVELSRDEARAGMTAFMPEVIADATLAILGSPTADEQRVSPDVERVLGRTAGSFADWAARNAAAFE from the coding sequence ATGATCGTGGTGACCGGGGCGACCGGGAACGTCGGCCGAACGCTGGTGCGGACGTTGGTCGAGGCGGGCGAGCGGGTGACGGCCGTGTCGCGCGGCGTACCGGCCGAGGGCACGCACCCGGACGTGCGGCACGTGCGGGCGGACCTCACGCAGCCGGGGAGCCTGCGGCCCGCGTTCGACGGCGCGACGGCGCTGTTCCTGCTGACGTCGGGTGACTTCACCGCCCACGGCGGCAACGGGACCGTGCTCGGCGAGGTGCTGGACCTCGCGCGCGCCGGTGGCGTCGAGCGGGTCGTGCTGCTGTCCTCACAGGGCGTCGGCACGGGACGGCACAACCCGGAGCTGGAGGAGGCCGTCACGCGGTCGGGCCTGGAGTGGACCGTGCTGCGGCCGGGCGGTTTCGCCTCGAACAGCTACGCGTGGGCCGGGACGGTCCGCGGGCGACGGATGGCCGCCGCGCCGTTCGCGGACGTGGCGCTGCCGGTCATCGACCCGGACGACATCGCCGGGGTGGCGGCGGCGGCGTTGCTGGAGGCGGGCCACGGCGGCCGGACCTACGTGCTGACCGGGCCGGCGGCGGTCACGCCGCGGCAGCAGGTCGCGGCGATCGGGGACGCGGTGGGCGAGCCGGTGCGGTTCGTGGAGCTGAGCCGGGACGAGGCCAGGGCGGGGATGACGGCGTTCATGCCGGAGGTGATCGCGGACGCCACGCTGGCCATCCTGGGCTCGCCGACCGCCGACGAGCAGCGGGTGAGCCCGGACGTCGAACGGGTCCTCGGCCGGACCGCGGGCTCCTTCGCGGACTGGGCCGCGCGCAACGCGGCGGCGTTCGAGTGA
- a CDS encoding peptide MFS transporter: protein MSATSAVSTPQRGFFGHPRGLSTLFFTELWERFSYYGMKAILAYYLYRSVDEGALGLDKSFALSLVAIYGASVYMSGVAGGWLADRVLGGQRAVFHGGVLIMLGHVALALPIGVTGVYTGLVLIVLGTGLLKPNISTVVGGLYDRQDPRRDSGFTIFYMGINLGGFLAPLVCGFLGETYDWHLGFGAAAVGMALGLVVYRLGRRGLGDSAAVPPFPLPAAERGRVLGRILAAVVGSVAVVALLVVLGVLGAEGVINLISLLSVLLPIGYFTVMIRSPRTTKVERSRVIAYIPLFVAAAMFWLLFEQSATVIAAFADTRVDTAFLGLSFPPSFIQSINPVMIIAVAPLFALLWVKLGRRQPATPRKFGYALLLVGLSFLLMMVASQGDPSVRVSFLWLVLMYLVMTCGELLLSPVGLSVTTKLAPRAFASQTMGLWFLATAAGSGVGAIVVRFYSDENAVAYFGVLGAVAIGLGVALVAATKSIHRLMQGVD, encoded by the coding sequence GTGAGCGCCACGAGCGCTGTCTCCACCCCGCAGCGGGGCTTCTTCGGCCACCCCCGAGGACTGTCGACGCTGTTCTTCACCGAGCTGTGGGAGCGCTTCTCCTACTACGGGATGAAGGCGATCCTCGCCTACTACCTGTACCGCTCCGTCGACGAGGGCGCGCTCGGGCTCGACAAGAGCTTCGCGCTGTCGTTGGTCGCCATCTACGGCGCGTCGGTCTACATGTCCGGCGTGGCGGGTGGCTGGCTGGCCGACCGCGTGCTCGGCGGGCAGCGCGCCGTGTTCCACGGCGGCGTGCTGATCATGCTCGGGCACGTCGCGCTCGCGCTGCCGATCGGCGTCACGGGCGTCTACACCGGCCTCGTGCTGATCGTGCTGGGCACGGGCCTGCTCAAGCCGAACATCTCCACCGTGGTCGGCGGCCTGTACGACCGGCAGGACCCGCGACGCGACTCCGGCTTCACGATCTTCTACATGGGCATCAACCTCGGCGGCTTCCTCGCGCCGCTGGTGTGCGGGTTCCTCGGCGAGACCTACGACTGGCACCTGGGCTTCGGCGCGGCGGCCGTCGGCATGGCGCTGGGCCTGGTCGTGTACCGGCTCGGCCGGCGCGGCCTGGGCGACTCGGCCGCCGTGCCGCCGTTCCCGCTGCCCGCGGCGGAGCGCGGTCGGGTGCTCGGCCGCATCCTCGCCGCGGTGGTCGGTTCGGTGGCGGTGGTGGCGCTGCTGGTGGTGCTCGGGGTGCTGGGCGCGGAGGGCGTGATCAACCTGATCAGCCTGCTGTCGGTGCTGCTGCCGATCGGCTACTTCACGGTGATGATCCGCAGCCCGCGCACCACGAAGGTGGAGCGGTCGCGGGTGATCGCCTACATCCCGCTGTTCGTGGCGGCGGCGATGTTCTGGCTGCTGTTCGAGCAGAGCGCGACGGTGATCGCGGCGTTCGCGGACACCCGGGTCGACACCGCGTTCCTCGGCCTGTCGTTCCCGCCGTCGTTCATCCAGTCGATCAACCCGGTGATGATCATCGCGGTGGCGCCGCTGTTCGCGCTGCTGTGGGTGAAGCTGGGGCGTCGCCAGCCCGCGACGCCGCGCAAGTTCGGCTACGCGCTGCTGCTGGTGGGCTTGTCGTTCCTGCTGATGATGGTCGCCAGCCAGGGTGACCCGTCGGTGCGGGTGAGCTTCCTGTGGTTGGTGCTGATGTATTTGGTGATGACGTGCGGCGAGCTGCTGCTGTCGCCGGTGGGCCTGTCCGTGACGACGAAGCTCGCGCCGCGGGCGTTCGCCTCGCAGACCATGGGGCTGTGGTTCCTGGCCACGGCGGCCGGCTCGGGCGTCGGCGCGATCGTGGTGCGGTTCTACAGCGACGAGAACGCGGTGGCGTACTTCGGCGTGCTGGGCGCGGTGGCGATCGGCCTGGGCGTCGCGCTCGTGGCGGCCACGAAGTCGATCCACCGGTTGATGCAGGGCGTCGACTGA
- a CDS encoding TIGR03086 family metal-binding protein, giving the protein MTEFDSRVRRVRPEQWDWDTPCKEWSVRNLVNHLVHEQLWAPELLAGCTVEQVGDRFDGDQLGDDPLHSWVLAAAAAREAWIAPKALLKPVHLSYGKATAVEYGWQMTSDLAVHAWDLARAIGAEERIDPDLAEAVLGYIEPNAEAWAASGLFDPPVPVPDDADPQTRLIALLGRTP; this is encoded by the coding sequence ATGACGGAGTTCGACTCGCGGGTGCGCCGGGTGCGCCCCGAGCAGTGGGACTGGGACACACCCTGCAAGGAGTGGTCGGTCCGGAACCTGGTCAACCACCTGGTCCACGAGCAGCTGTGGGCGCCGGAACTCCTGGCGGGCTGCACGGTCGAGCAGGTGGGCGACCGGTTCGACGGCGACCAGCTCGGCGACGACCCGCTGCACTCGTGGGTGCTGGCGGCGGCCGCGGCACGGGAGGCGTGGATCGCGCCGAAGGCGCTGCTCAAGCCGGTGCACCTGAGCTACGGCAAGGCCACGGCGGTCGAGTACGGCTGGCAGATGACCTCCGACCTGGCGGTGCACGCCTGGGACCTGGCCCGCGCCATCGGCGCGGAGGAGCGGATCGACCCGGACCTCGCCGAGGCGGTGCTGGGCTACATCGAGCCCAACGCCGAGGCGTGGGCGGCGAGCGGGCTGTTCGACCCGCCGGTGCCGGTGCCCGACGACGCCGACCCGCAGACCAGGCTGATCGCCCTGCTCGGCCGGACGCCGTAG
- a CDS encoding Lrp/AsnC family transcriptional regulator produces the protein MLDSVDAAIVQELQKDARLPNKELADRVNVAASTCVVRHRSLRERGVITGYHAEVDLAAVGRPVQAVIAVRVRPHTRAIVEPFMDYVLTLPEVLALSHVAGPEDFLVHVAVADTAHLQRLVLDRFTTRREVSEVQTNLLFQHVRKHTVPPVDGDRWS, from the coding sequence GTGCTGGATTCGGTGGACGCGGCGATCGTGCAGGAGTTGCAGAAGGACGCTCGGCTGCCCAACAAGGAGCTGGCCGACCGGGTCAACGTGGCGGCGTCGACGTGCGTGGTCCGGCACCGGTCGTTGCGCGAGCGGGGCGTGATCACCGGGTACCACGCGGAGGTGGACCTGGCCGCGGTGGGACGGCCGGTGCAGGCGGTCATCGCGGTCCGGGTGCGGCCGCACACGCGGGCGATCGTGGAGCCGTTCATGGACTACGTGCTGACGTTGCCGGAGGTGCTGGCGCTGTCGCACGTGGCGGGGCCGGAGGACTTCCTGGTGCACGTCGCGGTGGCGGACACGGCGCACCTGCAACGCCTGGTGCTCGACCGGTTCACCACGCGCCGCGAGGTCAGCGAGGTGCAGACGAACCTGCTGTTCCAGCACGTGCGCAAGCACACCGTGCCGCCGGTCGACGGTGACCGGTGGTCGTGA
- a CDS encoding YebC/PmpR family DNA-binding transcriptional regulator: MSGHSKWATTKHKKAAIDAKRGKLFARLIKNIEVAARTGGSDPDGNPTLYDAIQKARKNSVPLDNIERARKRGGGEEAGGADWQTIMYEGYGPNGVAVLVECLTDNRNRAASEVRTAMTRNGGSMADPGSVAYMFTRKGVVIVPKADGLAEDDVLMAVLDAGAEEVNDLGESYEVVSEAGDLVAVRKALQDAGYDYESAEANFLPSVSVQLEAEGARKIFKLIDALEDCDDVQNVFANFDVSDQVMAEVDA, translated from the coding sequence ATGAGCGGCCACTCAAAGTGGGCGACCACCAAGCACAAGAAGGCCGCAATCGACGCCAAGCGCGGCAAGCTCTTCGCGCGGCTGATCAAGAACATCGAGGTGGCGGCCCGCACCGGCGGTAGCGACCCCGACGGCAACCCGACCCTGTACGACGCCATCCAGAAGGCGCGGAAGAACTCCGTGCCGCTGGACAACATCGAACGGGCCCGCAAGCGCGGCGGCGGCGAGGAGGCGGGCGGCGCGGACTGGCAGACCATCATGTACGAGGGCTACGGCCCCAACGGCGTGGCGGTGCTGGTCGAGTGCCTGACCGACAACCGCAACCGGGCCGCGTCCGAGGTCCGCACCGCGATGACGCGCAACGGCGGCTCGATGGCCGACCCCGGCTCGGTGGCCTACATGTTCACCCGCAAGGGCGTCGTGATCGTGCCGAAGGCCGACGGGCTGGCCGAGGACGACGTGCTCATGGCGGTGCTCGACGCCGGCGCCGAGGAGGTCAACGACCTGGGCGAGAGCTACGAGGTGGTGTCCGAGGCGGGCGACCTGGTCGCGGTGCGCAAGGCGTTGCAGGACGCGGGCTACGACTACGAGTCGGCGGAGGCCAACTTCCTGCCGTCGGTGTCCGTGCAGCTGGAGGCCGAGGGCGCGCGCAAGATCTTCAAGCTGATCGACGCGCTGGAGGACTGCGACGACGTGCAGAACGTCTTCGCGAACTTCGACGTGTCGGACCAGGTGATGGCGGAAGTGGACGCCTAG
- a CDS encoding trans-sulfuration enzyme family protein yields MTRLRTTAVHGGRDDLADLGVHALPIDLSTTYPIPDQGAGGLALQHLAEGAAHAASPVYSRLHNPTVARFERALAALEGTSAAVAFGSGMAAVTAVVQAACVLTGKPHVVAVRPIYGGTDHLLSSGLLGVRTTYAGADHVAEAITPDTGLVVVETPANPNLDLLDIAAVAAQADGVPVMVDNTFATPVLQNPAAHGATYVLHSGTKYLGGHGDVLGGVVACAEEHAGPLRQVRIVTGAVLHPLGGYLMHRGLATLPLRVEAAQRTATDLAARLAAHPGTGLVRHPGLPGADPSGLVGTQMRGPGAMLAFTTREDPAAVVRRLRLVTPAVSLGSVDTLIEHPAALTHRLVPDTAREESGVPANLLRLSVGLEDVEDLWDDLDQALSGGCEEDYIKSSSSDFREPVASH; encoded by the coding sequence ATGACCCGGTTGCGTACGACGGCGGTGCACGGTGGGCGCGACGATCTCGCCGACCTGGGCGTGCACGCCCTGCCGATCGACCTGTCCACCACCTACCCCATCCCCGACCAGGGCGCGGGCGGCCTCGCGCTGCAGCACCTCGCCGAGGGCGCGGCGCACGCCGCCTCGCCGGTCTACTCCCGGCTGCACAACCCGACCGTGGCGCGGTTCGAGCGGGCGCTGGCCGCGCTGGAGGGGACGTCGGCCGCCGTGGCGTTCGGCAGCGGCATGGCCGCGGTGACCGCCGTGGTCCAGGCCGCGTGCGTGCTCACCGGCAAGCCGCACGTGGTCGCGGTGCGCCCGATCTACGGCGGCACCGACCACCTGCTGTCGTCCGGCCTGCTCGGCGTGCGCACGACGTACGCCGGGGCCGACCACGTCGCCGAGGCGATCACGCCGGACACCGGCCTGGTCGTGGTCGAGACGCCGGCCAACCCGAACCTGGACCTGCTCGACATCGCCGCCGTGGCCGCGCAGGCGGACGGGGTGCCCGTCATGGTGGACAACACGTTCGCCACCCCCGTGCTCCAGAACCCGGCCGCGCACGGGGCGACCTACGTGCTGCACTCGGGCACCAAGTACCTCGGGGGTCACGGCGACGTGCTCGGCGGCGTCGTCGCCTGCGCCGAGGAGCACGCCGGCCCGTTGCGCCAGGTCCGGATCGTCACCGGCGCGGTCCTGCACCCCTTGGGCGGCTACCTCATGCACCGGGGCCTGGCCACGCTGCCCCTGCGCGTCGAAGCGGCCCAGCGCACCGCGACCGACCTGGCCGCCCGCCTCGCCGCCCACCCCGGCACCGGCCTCGTCCGGCACCCGGGCCTGCCCGGCGCGGACCCCTCCGGCCTGGTCGGCACCCAGATGCGCGGCCCCGGCGCGATGCTGGCGTTCACCACCCGCGAGGACCCCGCCGCGGTCGTGCGCAGGCTCCGGCTCGTCACGCCCGCGGTCAGCCTCGGGTCGGTCGACACGCTGATCGAGCACCCGGCCGCGCTGACCCACCGGTTGGTGCCCGACACCGCGCGCGAGGAGTCCGGCGTGCCCGCCAACCTGCTGCGCCTGAGCGTCGGCCTGGAGGACGTCGAGGACCTCTGGGACGACCTCGACCAGGCGCTCTCCGGCGGTTGTGAAGAGGATTACATCAAGTCTTCCTCAAGCGATTTCCGGGAGCCCGTCGCGAGCCACTAA